One window from the genome of Hippopotamus amphibius kiboko isolate mHipAmp2 chromosome 13, mHipAmp2.hap2, whole genome shotgun sequence encodes:
- the CCRL2 gene encoding C-C chemokine receptor-like 2 — MANYTAAPEDDYDVFIEDDLSNNEIEPCTPYDPKILSAQLVPYLYTMVFIAGLLDNIVVVLILVKYKGLKQVENIYFLNLAVSNLCFLLILPFWAYTASREGVLGDPLCKILVALYSIGLYSEAFFTVLLTGQRYQEFFRVRRLFSACRVVAGSILTSALAWVTAILLTLPELAFYKPQMESQKYKCFFTKPHFLPVDETFWKHFLALKMNILGFLLPLFVFVFCYVRMRKTLKFRERNYDLFKLVFTIMAVFLLMWGPYNIALFLSAFNEHFSLHGCESSYNLNRGVQITQIIAVTHCCINPLLYVFLNKPFRKHLCQLCHLLNGTVPQPTEETAQGTSREEYRLST, encoded by the coding sequence ATGGCTAATTACACAGCAGCACCAGAGGACGATTATGATGTCTTCATAGAAGACGATCTGAGTAACAACGAAATAGAACCATGCACCCCATATGATCCCAAGATTCTCTCAGCCCAGCTGGTGCCCTACCTCTACACCATGGTGTTCATAGCTGGCCTCCTGGACAATATCGTGGTTGTGCTTATCCTGGTAAAATATAAAGGACTCAAACAAGTGGAAAATATCTATTTCCTCAACTTAGCAGTTTCTAACTTGTGTTTCTTGCTCATCCTGCCGTTCTGGGCTTACACGGCCTCACGTGAGGGGGTTCTTGGTGACCCCCTGTGTAAAATTCTCGTGGCACTCTACTCCATAGGCCTGTACAGTGAGGCATTTTTCACTGTCCTTCTGACTGGGCAAAGGTACCAGGAGTTTTTCCGTGTGAGAAGGCTTTTCTCTGCCTGCAGGGTGGTGGCCGGCAGCATCCTCACAAGCGCTCTGGCGTGGGTTACAGCCATTCTGCTCACTTTGCCTGAACTTGCTTTTTACAAACCTCAGATGGAAAGCCAGAAATACAAGTGTTTCTTTACCAAACCTCACTTCCTACCAGTTGATGAGACATTCTGGAAGCATTTTCTGGCCTTGAAGATGAACATTTTGGGATTTCTTTTGCcactgtttgtttttgtattttgctaCGTGCGAATGAGGAAAACACTGAAGTTCAGGGAAAGGAACTATGACCTTTTCAAGCTTGTTTTCACCATAATGGCTGTTTTCCTTCTGATGTGGGGACCCTACAATATTGCACTTTTCCTGTCTGCTTTCAATGAACACTTCTCCCTGCATGGCTGTGAGAGCAGTTATAACTTGAACAGAGGCGTTCAGATCACGCAAATCATCGCTGTCACCCACTGCTGCATCAACCCTCTCCTCTACGTATTTCTCAACAAGCCATTTAGGAAACACCTCTGCCAACTCTGCCATCTACTCAATGGCACTGTTCCTCAACCCACTGAGGAAACTGCCCAAGGCACATCAAGGGAAGAATATCGCCTTTCCACTTAA